One Cupriavidus taiwanensis LMG 19424 DNA segment encodes these proteins:
- a CDS encoding ABC transporter permease — translation MARRQALSTMLLFARQELVDRQQGQLFGMAWLIIHPLCLIIVFSTVFSHLMRARLGSDGSPYAYTVHLIGGMLAWNLFANTLSRLSTVYTAKAHLIRKVPVSLGLMPLHVVAVELTVYGISMVLYAAYLAVIGFPFNPAWLALPAVIGLLGAFAYGVGIVLGMLEVFLPDVRNIVAVALQFGFWMTPVVYLPEILPAWARALLMLNPAYWAIDAVHVIILGGRLPAPAPLAALALLAAALLLAARWMKRRLERELRDLL, via the coding sequence ATGGCAAGACGCCAGGCGCTTTCGACGATGCTGCTGTTCGCGCGGCAGGAGCTGGTGGACCGCCAGCAGGGCCAGCTGTTCGGCATGGCCTGGCTGATCATCCACCCGCTGTGCCTCATTATCGTGTTCAGTACCGTGTTCTCGCACCTGATGCGGGCACGGCTCGGCAGCGACGGCAGCCCCTACGCCTATACGGTGCACCTGATCGGCGGGATGCTGGCGTGGAACCTGTTCGCCAATACGCTGTCGCGCCTGTCCACGGTCTACACCGCCAAGGCGCACCTGATCCGCAAGGTACCGGTAAGCCTGGGGCTGATGCCGCTGCATGTGGTTGCGGTGGAGCTGACGGTCTACGGCATATCGATGGTGCTCTATGCCGCGTACCTTGCCGTGATCGGCTTTCCGTTCAACCCGGCATGGCTGGCGCTGCCGGCCGTGATCGGGCTGCTGGGCGCGTTTGCCTACGGCGTCGGCATCGTGCTCGGCATGCTCGAGGTGTTCCTGCCGGACGTTCGCAATATCGTGGCGGTCGCGCTGCAGTTCGGCTTCTGGATGACCCCGGTGGTCTACCTGCCCGAGATCCTGCCGGCCTGGGCGCGTGCCTTGCTGATGCTCAACCCGGCGTACTGGGCCATCGACGCGGTCCACGTCATCATCCTCGGCGGCCGGCTGCCGGCGCCGGCCCCGCTGGCGGCACTGGCGCTGCTGGCGGCCGCGCTGCTGCTGGCCGCGCGCTGGATGAAGCGGCGGCTGGAACGCGAACTACGGGACTTGCTCTGA
- a CDS encoding mannose-1-phosphate guanylyltransferase/mannose-6-phosphate isomerase yields MDNTDLPVLVPVVISGGAGTRLWPVSRETFPKPMMTLADGESLLQKTFNRVAALPGVQEVVTVINRDIYFLARDMFARSAAGAMPCSFLLEPVGRNTAAAIAAAASWVARRHGDHALMLVLPADHLIEPLDSFVEAVAAAAAVARQGWLATFGVAPTAPETGYGYIQAGPRIGAGEQAHLACRFVEKPALELAKAYLASGDYLWNSGMFCFSAGAVLAELQRYASDIADQAAGSVRGGRELRAGDQLSLELDPVVFEAVRAQSLDFALMERSQRVAVVRNTMRWSDVGSWSSVSALLPQDGEGNSVSAEAVLHNTRRCFIRSERVVGAVGLDNLMIVDTEDALLVAHREHAEDVRHIVAALQRKGHDAYRHHRTVRRPWGAYSVLVEGERFKVKRIVVAPGQSLSLQLHAHRYEHWIVVCGEALVENGTQHARLLANQSTYIPAGQKHRLHNPGSSELVLIEVQCGNYLGEDDIVRFEDNYGRAPAQGGTAPASAHHA; encoded by the coding sequence ATGGACAACACTGACCTGCCGGTACTGGTTCCGGTGGTGATTTCCGGCGGCGCCGGAACCCGGCTCTGGCCGGTGTCGCGCGAGACATTCCCCAAGCCGATGATGACGCTGGCGGATGGCGAGAGCCTGCTGCAGAAGACGTTCAACCGCGTCGCGGCGCTGCCGGGCGTGCAAGAGGTGGTGACCGTCATCAACCGCGACATCTACTTTCTCGCACGCGACATGTTTGCGCGCAGCGCGGCGGGTGCCATGCCTTGCAGCTTCCTGCTCGAGCCGGTGGGCCGCAACACCGCCGCGGCCATTGCCGCGGCGGCGAGCTGGGTCGCGCGCCGGCACGGCGACCATGCCTTGATGCTGGTGCTGCCCGCCGACCACCTGATCGAGCCGCTGGACAGTTTCGTCGAGGCGGTGGCGGCTGCGGCGGCGGTCGCGCGGCAGGGATGGCTGGCCACGTTCGGCGTGGCGCCTACCGCGCCGGAGACCGGTTACGGCTATATCCAGGCCGGGCCGCGCATCGGCGCGGGCGAGCAGGCGCACCTGGCGTGCCGCTTCGTGGAGAAGCCCGCGCTGGAGCTGGCCAAGGCCTACCTGGCCAGCGGCGATTACCTGTGGAACTCCGGCATGTTCTGCTTCTCGGCCGGCGCGGTGCTGGCCGAGCTGCAGCGCTACGCCTCGGATATCGCCGACCAGGCCGCCGGCAGCGTCCGCGGCGGCCGCGAACTGCGCGCCGGCGACCAGCTGTCGCTCGAGCTCGACCCGGTGGTGTTCGAGGCCGTGCGCGCGCAGTCGCTGGATTTTGCCTTGATGGAACGCTCCCAGCGCGTCGCCGTGGTGCGCAACACCATGCGCTGGAGCGATGTCGGGTCGTGGTCGAGCGTGAGCGCGCTGCTGCCGCAGGATGGCGAGGGCAACAGCGTGAGCGCCGAGGCCGTGCTGCACAACACCCGCCGCTGCTTTATCCGCAGCGAGCGCGTGGTCGGCGCCGTCGGCCTGGACAACCTGATGATCGTCGACACCGAGGACGCGCTGCTGGTCGCGCACCGCGAGCACGCCGAGGATGTGCGCCACATCGTCGCGGCGCTGCAGCGCAAGGGGCATGACGCCTACCGGCACCATCGGACGGTGCGGCGGCCCTGGGGCGCCTATTCCGTGCTGGTGGAGGGCGAGCGCTTCAAGGTCAAGCGCATTGTGGTGGCGCCCGGCCAGTCGCTGTCGCTGCAGCTGCACGCGCATCGCTACGAGCACTGGATCGTGGTCTGCGGCGAAGCGCTGGTCGAGAACGGCACGCAGCACGCGCGGCTGCTGGCCAACCAGTCCACCTACATTCCGGCGGGGCAGAAGCACCGGCTGCACAACCCCGGCAGCAGCGAGCTGGTGCTGATCGAAGTGCAATGCGGCAACTATCTCGGCGAAGACGACATCGTGCGCTTCGAAGACAACTATGGCCGTGCGCCGGCGCAAGGCGGCACGGCGCCGGCTTCGGCGCACCACGCCTGA
- a CDS encoding TolC family outer membrane protein, with translation MLATLAAACLLCAPAGAAAQAMTLLDAYHLALAQDPRYRSAVEEAAAGEQYRVIGRSFLLPQIQFTYNWARNRSDITRYAGPRLGDQTTTEFYRSYSGAVQLRQPLFNWDYWSRFRQGEAQSQASAALFDSRRQELALRVTTAFTEVLEAYDVIALAEAERDALQEQLKQNYRFFDKGEGTRTDIVETQARLDLAVAQVIEARDGLTAARKRLDAILGASPGGQDRLLATLSAGFRAQGPAPADIGYWTDAAIANNPELQSREHGVEAARQDIGRARAGHLPRVDLVASYGENKSETVNTLNTKYDTAYVGLQVAVPLFSGGAVSAQVSQAEANYRKAMAEFDGRRTEVTDEVRKQFDLALSSVVKVGAYEQAEQAARELLRATRLSIAAGMRVNLDLLNAQQQLHTARRNLARARYTNVVTRLRLLFAAGLLTEQDVRDASAQFSGQAAPGQPERSGQPERPERPARTAASRAPHVSAATKPFGEPRHGQH, from the coding sequence GTGCTGGCCACGCTCGCCGCCGCATGCCTGCTGTGCGCGCCAGCTGGCGCCGCGGCGCAGGCCATGACGCTGCTCGATGCCTATCACCTGGCACTCGCGCAGGATCCCCGCTACCGCTCCGCGGTGGAAGAGGCCGCCGCCGGCGAGCAGTATCGCGTGATCGGGCGGTCCTTCCTGTTGCCGCAGATCCAGTTCACCTACAACTGGGCGCGCAACCGATCGGACATCACCCGCTACGCCGGGCCGCGCCTGGGCGACCAGACCACCACCGAGTTCTACCGCAGCTACAGCGGCGCGGTGCAGCTGCGCCAGCCGCTGTTCAACTGGGACTACTGGTCGCGCTTTCGCCAGGGCGAAGCCCAGTCGCAGGCCAGCGCGGCGTTGTTCGACAGCCGGCGCCAGGAACTGGCGCTGCGCGTGACCACGGCCTTCACCGAGGTGCTCGAGGCCTATGACGTGATCGCGCTGGCCGAGGCCGAGCGCGACGCGCTGCAGGAGCAGCTGAAACAGAACTACCGCTTCTTCGACAAGGGCGAGGGTACGCGCACCGACATCGTCGAGACGCAGGCCCGGCTTGACCTCGCGGTGGCGCAGGTGATCGAGGCACGCGACGGGCTGACGGCGGCGCGCAAGCGCCTGGACGCGATCCTCGGTGCCAGCCCGGGCGGCCAGGACCGGCTGCTGGCGACATTGTCGGCGGGGTTCCGCGCGCAAGGACCGGCGCCGGCCGATATCGGGTACTGGACCGATGCCGCCATCGCCAACAATCCCGAGCTGCAATCGCGCGAGCACGGCGTGGAAGCGGCGCGGCAGGATATCGGCCGCGCGCGTGCCGGCCACCTGCCCAGGGTCGACCTGGTGGCCAGCTATGGCGAGAACAAGTCGGAAACCGTCAACACGCTGAACACCAAGTACGACACCGCGTACGTCGGCCTGCAGGTGGCCGTGCCGCTGTTCAGCGGCGGTGCCGTCAGCGCCCAGGTCAGCCAGGCCGAAGCCAACTACCGCAAGGCGATGGCCGAGTTCGACGGGCGCCGGACCGAGGTCACGGACGAGGTGCGCAAGCAGTTCGACCTGGCCCTCAGCAGCGTGGTCAAGGTCGGCGCCTACGAGCAGGCGGAACAGGCCGCGCGGGAACTGCTGCGCGCGACGCGCCTGAGCATCGCGGCGGGCATGCGCGTCAACCTGGACCTGCTCAATGCGCAGCAGCAGCTCCATACCGCGCGCCGCAACCTGGCCCGCGCCCGCTATACCAACGTCGTCACGCGATTGCGGCTGCTGTTTGCGGCGGGCCTGCTCACCGAGCAGGACGTGCGCGATGCCAGTGCGCAGTTTTCGGGCCAAGCCGCGCCGGGACAGCCGGAGCGGTCCGGGCAGCCCGAGCGGCCGGAGCGGCCAGCGCGCACGGCCGCAAGCCGTGCCCCCCATGTGTCCGCAGCCACCAAGCCTTTTGGAGAACCCAGACATGGACAACACTGA